DNA from Heterodontus francisci isolate sHetFra1 chromosome 32, sHetFra1.hap1, whole genome shotgun sequence:
cccacccccgccaatttagtttaaaccctcccagtcacactagtgaacctccccgtaAGGACATTAGTCCCAATTCTGTTGAGGTGTAACACGtttcttttgaataggtgcctcctgccccagaactaacAGTCCCAATGGCCCAAAAGTCTgaaacccttcctcctgcaccatgcctcaagttaCGCATTGATCCTACCCATCTCTACTCTCACTAGCGTGTGACCCTAGCAataaatccagagattattactatctttgaggtcctactttttaaacttgctCTCTAACTCCTGAAATTCTGACTCTGGGACTTCCATACCTGCTCTCTGTATGTCATTGGTACAGCTGTgcgccacaacttctggctcactcccttcagaatattctgcacccgctCCACGATATCTTTTATCCTggtaccagagaggcaacacaccatacgagactcacaatgacggttacagaaatgtctgtctgtcctcctaactatggaatctcctataacaactgcatttctactctttgctgtttactcatgtgcagtcccttgcccattggtgccatggtgtggactgcactccttcaaggtatcaTCATTCCCAACAGTCTACAAATCTgaataccagtttgagagtggtacacaccctgaagactcctgcaccacctgcctctttctactcttctggatggccacccatctactatcctgaactctcattgTTAGTAgcatgaccacctcctggaacgtacgatccaggaaactctcatctttCTTGATGCTCCGCAGAGACTCCAGATGCCTctaaagctcggaaatcctgagctcgaactCAGCCAACTGGAGGCACTTCCGACACACATGGCCCCCCCAAGccgcatgaagtgtcctgaagttcccatgtggcacaggaattgcaaccaacaggtctcagctgcccattcatgatctaaaaaaaaacacatccacccATATTGAAAGAAGTTAGGTAAGGAATAGTAGCAACAGTATAATATatataattcattagaaaaagtgTCAGAGCACTGGCAGACAgctaacagaatcatagaatggtttcagcacagaaggaggccattcagccctttgtgtctgtgctggctctctgcaagagcaaataagCTAGAGCCACTCTCCCACCCTTCCTCTGTCGCCCAGCAATTATTTGCTCTTCAGGTGCTTATTGAgttgccttttgaaagccatgattgaatctgcctccatcacattctcaggcagcgcattccatatcctaactacTCATTGtgtaaagaggtttttcctcatgttgctgttggtgcttttgccaatcatcttaaatcggtgctctctggttctcgactcctcTGGCAAAGgacacagtttctctccatctactctgtctagacccctcatgactttgaacacttctatcaaatctcctctcaacccaaCATGCCTGTATGTAAAAAGGGAAATAGGGCAAGtctaggaaactataggccagttagcttaacattggtggtCGGAAAGATAACAGAATCTTTAAACAAAGATAACATTGAAAAATATCTAGGAAACTAAAATATAATAAAGAgtaatcagcatggatttcaaaacggAAGATCATGCTTGAGcaaccttactgaattctttgcagAAGTAATAGAAAGAGTAGAAgagggtaatgtagtagatgtaatatatttggattttcaaaaggcctttgataaggtaccacatagtagactcatgactaaagTTGTGGGGTCAGGGGACAGGTAGCAGAATGAATTGCAAACTCACCATAAAACAGAACGTAGGGATTAATGATATCGATTCAGATTATCTTTTTCTGGTAAAATGGTGTTCcagagagatcggtgctgggaccactgctcctCGCATTAATGATTTGAACTCAGGAATCGGAAGTATAATTTCACAATTTGCAAGACACCACCAAAGTGGGGGTTATAATTAATACAAAATGATAAATGCAACAAGTGCAAAACAGCATTAATAAATTTCAATATAGATATGTGAGagctggtgcattttggtagggagaataaaAAAGCCACATGCTGCTTGGATAATAAGTGGCACAGGAGCAAAGAGATATAGGGTTACACATTTACAGATCATTAAAAGTAGAGCTGCAGATTAAGAATGGTCATAAAaatgcaaaccaagcactgggATTCATTTCCAGAGGGACATATCTGAAAAAACCAAGAAGTTATGTCGAACCTTAGTTAGACTGTAATTGGAGTACTATGCAATCTAGTTATAGAGGCATTGGCGAGGGCTCAAAAAGATCACAAGGTTGATACAAAAACTGACAggatacaactatcaggaaagactgaacaggctggggctcttttctatcGATTAGAGAAGGTCCCCGAGTGGTGATAATAAAAAGGTATGATAGGCTAAATGTAGAAAAAATGTTTCCAATTGTAGGGGGAATCCAAGACTAGGAGCcataaatccaatagggatttcaggagaaacttctttattcagagTTGCGAAAATGTGGAATGcattaccacaaggagtagttgaggccaaTAGCACAGACGAATTTAAGGTGAAGCtaggtaagcacatgagggagaaaagaatagaaggctatgttgatagggttagagaaagaggggtgggaggagactggtgtggagcagaaacaccggtatagaccagttgggccgaatggcctctcttTGCTGTAGACTTGATGTAACTCGATGTAAAGGACACATGGCAGAAGTTCCTGACCAAACCTATGCCGTACAGTCAATGGCTCAGAAGGTACCTTCTCCACCACAAACAGGTTTATGTTTTACAATAAACCTTTTGCATGACCATGTGTATTCCTTTAACTGGGCTAAAATGGTGGTTACATACTGTGGCCTCACAGCCCTCGCCGCTAAATCCGTTGCTGCAGGTGATGCAATATCGTCCATCAGGACTGACGTCACAGTGTGTTTGGATGTACTGCTTTATGGGGAAGGTGTGCGTCACCTGGAGCTCACGACTGTCCCAGATCCTGTCAACAGAACATAAAAAAAAGCAAGGAAACCATCAGTTAACACTTTTGGAACCTTGTTCTTCCAGCTGATTTCAGCTCTCTTCGATCACTTTCGCTTTCCAACTCCCCATTGTTAGGATCTAGCTGTGCTTTAAACCCTGCCATCTAATTACTTTTAGCTACTGGATTTATTTTAATGCTTGATAAGATCTCATTTTAGTCTTCAAAGATGATAAAGCATCACGCCAGAGATCATTTAAAATAGCAAGAAAATTCACAAAAAATGAGCAGGCAAATTTCTAAGAGTTATATATTTACAGTATACATCCTTGCACCAAACTCTGAGTCGACAAAATAATTAAAAAAATCTAAGACCTAAACCAATACCTTGCAAATAAATTAAACAATAGAGGGAGTCTCATTAAATTTAAACAGTTTCTTGGAAATTCAAGCCAACTTTTTCACTCTTTCAGGACCTTCAAATTGACTGGTGCCTTCTGTGAGATTTCCATACTGATCCTGCAATCCAGACAGACTCAGCCTTTTCTATCCCAAAAAAAGCATTACTAGAATTTCCTAGGCACACgagtaaaatttaaaaaaagaaccttCAGTCATATACGAATTGTTTAAGTTTGATTTATTTTTCAGTTTGACCTGTAACTGACAAAACATGCAACATATTGAAATAAGCTTGGCACACAGATCGGAACTGCAGTTGCTTTTTAAAACCCGCTCATGTACTGTGACTAAGTTTAAAGGAATAGGCATGATAAACAAAACTGGATAAAAGTACTTAATTTTTGCCACACCAACCAGCTCCTCCACCTACTGCAACACAAGTAGAAGTTATTAAGTACAATGGTGACCCATCAGGAGCCAAGTttttatgccttttaaaaaaaaaagttcttgcaAAATGCACCGATCAAGAAACTGGCCAACACTAGGGTGTGTGCAAAAGCAGACCCTGATGCAACTCTGTCCAATTTTCAGTTATTCCTGATGGGGAAACAGTCAGTTTCTAACTCTGACCTCCTGAAGAACATATATAGGATAGTCAAACTTTATCTTACCACATCCTGGCACAGTACACAGGAAAGCCAGGCTGTGTTGCAGTACCATCTAGCTGCATGCATTTCTGTAGAGCCTGCAAAACTGTTCCATAAATCCCCGAGTTGGCCCCACATTCCCCTTTCCAGAATAAAATATACTACACTCTTTCTCAAAGGGATATACTTAACTCCAGATTCATCTGCTGTGTCCCCACACAAATGGTTAGCTATATCCTCAATTTAGCCTCATGTACCTTTCCTCAAATGAGCAACAGCTTACCTCTCTAACCTAAACATTTCCTTTGTTACATTCAGATATATAAAATTACTATCCCAACTAAAGTTAATCCAGTTCTTTATTAGTGTCAAGCTGAAAACTTCCACTGAACCAGCTTCTCAATGAGGATACCAGCACTCACTGCTTAAATGATAATTTTCAAAATAAAGTAACAGAGAGGGGTGCTTCAAAAACAAAACATGCTTCTCTGGCATCATTATCCAATGTCCAGTCTTTAAGCAAGTAGCCAGGACTCATTCCTAACTAAACACTAAACCTCAGCCATGGAAAGGGTCTCTGATAGTCAGTACTCCAAGCCAACGCTGTGAGGATAAAAGGATCTTGTACAGGTAGCAGCTGGTTTCCATCACTGGCTGGAGTTTGGCACAACAAGCTTGTCAAGATGGAATGGAAGGTTGTATTAAAATAGGAAGCATCTGCAACAACCTAAAAAAAAAACCACCCCTAACCACCTTAAATTCATTTCATGCCATTGATCTAGCATCATTTAATACAACAACTTAATTTGCAATGTTTTAAAATTATTTAATGAATTTAGGTAAAATCAAACTACTGTTGTTGATCTCATTAGAAGTTTGCACACGTATGGGTGTATACATGTCTTGAATTCCAATGCTAGTTGCCTACACGTACAAAACATCTATTTAATAATCCTTACCGAGTGATTTCTGGTTGAACTGGGCCATGGTTTACCCACCTGATCATCTTGTCCTCTGAGGTCTGGATCACAAGTGATTCTGCAGGAACCCAGCAGATGTGTGTCACCTAGAAAGGAGTCAAACTATAATCAAACAAGAagtgctgccatgtgaccagacaaCAACATAGCAACAGACCATGGAGTAGTGAAGCGGTTATATACAAAGCCACTGATTTAGTTTCCATGGAAAAATAGACAGATGCCCAAAACAACAGTAAAAATCTCACAACCCAGAACTGATTGAACATTGGAGTTCTATGTCTGGGACCTGGGATCAAATTCAGCGGAGATTGATGGGATGAGTCTCCTCTTTTTGCTGGCAGTAAGGATGCTACTAAAATGAGTGTCAATCCAGTTTCTAATGCAAATGAGCCCACAGCAATCCTGCTCTTCTTGAGTCAAAGGAATGCCAATTTTCTTTTAAACGTAGCCTTTGTGAGCCTGTCCGTTACTTGATCTGCTTCCTGACAGTTTTGATCTGAGGGTTCCCCACACAAGGCCTGGTGTTAAGATTGCAGTTGGGGGCCAATGATGTCATCTGGGTTCCATCTGCATATTTAGCAAGGACTTCACTAGATTTGGGTGGGTGTTCTTGGTGCCTTCAAATCGAAATTGGACGGGATGGCAGACCAGCGGGTAAGTCACCCGCTCTATTATAACTGTCTCCTTGCCTGGTTTCTGGTTAAATATCCCACTCCCATATTGTCCTTTAAAAGATCACTGACAATGGGTGAGCGCACAAATCTTGTGCTTTTGTTGAATCTTCAAAATGATGTTTATGTTCAAGAAAGTATTGGTCATATGCATTTAAGAGAAAGAAAAGGAGTCAGCAATTCCTCTGTCAGTACATGAAGAAAGGGTGGCATCACCACATATTCTTGTTTTCCTCTGGTTAAAGAATTTCACAAATTATATTAAAAAAATTACTGGTCTGCTTAGTGAGTTACGTCTGTCCTTTCAGCAGGTCATTCAGTAATTAGTCACTGAGATGCCAAACATATCCATCAGATCAAAAGAAACAGTGTTAAACACTAAGTGAATCTGAAAGATGGAGCACATTTCCAGTGAGCTCTGAGTACATGGATAAGGATCGTGTTATGATCAATTAAGTAGACAATAAAAATTGACATTTATATGATTATTACAGCAGAATGGAAAtttagtaaagaaagaacttgcacctcTCACGACCTCAGTAATttctaaagtgctttacaaccattgAAATACTTTAGAAGtgtgttcactgttgtaatgtaggaaatgcagcagccaatttacacccaacaagctcccacaattagtaatgtgataaataaccagatgatctgttttaggatggttgagggacaaatgttaGTCCCAGGACATGGGCGAAAAATAACTCCTCTCCTTCaataaagtgccatgggatcttttacgtctacctgagatggcagacagagcctcagcttACTGTCTCAACCAAAAtttggcacctttgacagtgcagtggtctctcagtactgcactaaagtatcACCCAAATAGCATTAAGAAAACCAATGATCAGCTGCCAATCAGTCCTTACCAGATTCCTGGAAATACAGCAGCTTTGTAGACAGTTTCCAGTCTCCACATCCCAGATGCACAAGGAATTGTCCCGGGATCCTGTACACAGCTGCAAACCATCTGGAAAGGGCAATAAGACAGTACCATGATGCAAACACCACACTCAGGTCAACAGAAATGGTGTACACTTACAGAACAAAGCCCAACACAGGCACAATGTCTTTTCACCCACGACCTGAGAACAGAGTCAGGGCGGAAGAAACAGAACTTCTGCCAGAGATGCTTATACATTGGCAAATAAAGTTTATATACATGACATTGCTCGTAGACGAAAAGAAAAAACTGGTGTCCTTCTCTTCCTGCCACTGGCTCTGCTTGTTGCCCACTCAGTAATTGTTTGTCTCCTCAgttttccacgctgtctccctttttcttctctttctgtcTATAAGGTTCTTAAATACTTTATCCTGTTGACAACTCTtttcctctccaactctctaattcttaCTCATCCTTTAGATATTtttccatttgtcttttcctctcCGTAAGCCTGTCACACACTTTCTGTCGTTATCTCTCAGCTTGCTTTCGActctcttccttccttccttcccccttcTTTCTGTAAGAAAAACaggaaaatgtttccttttcaagaagTGCACAACTTTGTTATGACCCAGTTAAATTTACCGTGGCAAGAGAAACGCATAAAAATTAAATTCTAAAATACTACAGTGAATGACAGCTTCCTGCATCCATACCTGGGCTTACAGCTAGGCCGGTCACCACCAGTTCATGCCCAGTAAACTCCTGCAGTGGTCCAGCTTTCCTGTCCATGTCCCACATTAGGGCTGTTTTATCACGTGAAGCACTGAAGATTCTGTTTGACTGAAAGACGCAGGTTACCTGAAATAAAACAACAGGCACAATTCCAAATAAGGGGGCATCCACTATTTTGTTCACATTCAGGTCAATGCAGGACAGGATTGCCCCTTAATCCCGCCATCAGCTGAAAACAGAAAACTGAGCAACAGGAATCTGTGCACATCCTACGCGGGTGCAATAAACTCAAGGACACAGACCATGAATTAGATTTGAGCTGACTGCATTCACACAACTCAACTCTACAACTGCACTTCAATACAAACTGTTGATAAAATTCTAGTCCCACAGGTGAACAGTTAAAGCTGCATGAAAATGGCATATGCGAATTGATATTATCTGATGACGTGAAACAGCCAATGTTGTACACCGCCCCATCTGTTGCCTCCATTTCGAAATATCCTATCAACTATCATTCCCTATCTGACAAGAGTCCGGAGGGGGCTTGTTCTTACACTTAGTCCAAGTGAGTCACTGCATGTTGACACTtggggtcattttgactttgggcgatagtgtaaaatggatgacattggaaataaaaatgaaaatcaggagagatgtatagATGTTGAGATGCTGTTTGCCCTGCCATAAACCTTCTATCCTAAGACTATAACCCTCTAGATAAGAGgtgggccatttaagactgagatgaggagaaatgtttccactcagagggttgtgaatctttagaattctcgatCCAGAGGGCTCAGTCactcagtatattcaagacagagatcaatagatttttgggcacgaaGGGAATCAAGAGATTTGGGAATagagtaggaaagtggagttaagatagaagatcagccatgatcttattgaatagaagAGCAGGCTCGGGGGAATATATGGCCGACTCCTACtcgtatttcttatgttcttataccagGTGGTTGATCTGATATCGCCCTGATATTTACACTATCGCCCAAAGTCAAAGTTCTCTCCCCAGAGTCATCAGAATACAGAAGGAGAACTAGGTATGTGCTGTTACAGGAGTGGATGGCTCCAGGTCAGCTCAGAGGTTTGGCTAAAATATTGTGTCCCATTGTCATGAATGGAGGAGCTCAAAATGGCAGATTTCCACTGGAAGAAAACTGGACAGGTAAAAAATACATGTTTATGTTTCACCAGAcaggatggggaggggagaggggtaggatgTGCAGCATTACATACTTTGAATACAGAGTGCTCTGCCTATCCTACTCTTCCCTTCCTTTTTAGGCATGAATGGATTTCGTGGGCCAGTGGGGACTCCTGGACGATGAATGAAAAGTCATATTTCCACGACGATCCAGGAAACATTGCAAGGATAGTTACGCTACTTATGAAGTTAACTACCATCCCTATGGGGAGAGGGAGTATTTTTCCAACAAATACTTCAGCTGAAGACCACTCTGGGCTTAACCTAGAATACTTGTTTAAACCAAATTCTCAGAATTCCTTCAAAAACAATCAGGAGTCTGTACAGTATAGGTTTTCAAAGCAGCTTAGGATCTTCATGAGAGGGATTTTGATGTCTGTCTATTGAAATCTCTGGACCTCAGTGCTTTGCTCCATAGCTTAGTACTATGAACCATGACCTTAGAAATGAAAGACATGATTAAAGCATTATACCACTAATCTTCTTGAGGGATAACCATCATCCCTTGCATCAGGCTAGACTTTAAAACTAGGCCCCCGAGAATAAAGGTTGGGCCCTTTCCACTTCCATAGTCGACAGCATACCTCCATTTTTTCCTGTCTGTAACACGACAAGTAAATATTTGGCAAGTGGTTTATAAATTGCTCTTACCTTGGTCACATCACGTTCATGACCCATGAATTTCTGCTGCACACCACCAGATTTCCAGT
Protein-coding regions in this window:
- the wdr31 gene encoding WD repeat-containing protein 31 isoform X3, which encodes MSLASLTSEHCVSGGKDKTVVIYNWKSGGVQQKFMGHERDVTKVTCVFQSNRIFSASRDKTALMWDMDRKAGPLQEFTGHELVVTGLAVSPDGLQLCTGSRDNSLCIWDVETGNCLQSCCISRNLVTHICWVPAESLVIQTSEDKMIRIWDSRELQVTHTFPIKQYIQTHCDVSPDGRYCITCSNGFSGEGCEATLWDLRQAKHKVCEYKGHLQTTAACIFLPSGTSSLPLVATSAHDCTVKIWNRDTAVCVSSLCLDGAGPLTSLISGNAANLLCGSFNSGIHHLRVNHSNSCSLSEVARF
- the wdr31 gene encoding WD repeat-containing protein 31 isoform X1 — its product is MGKLQSKQKRNISRYRIDGDTSHSSITQVVKQYSPAHDDAVMSLASLTSEHCVSGGKDKTVVIYNWKSGGVQQKFMGHERDVTKVTCVFQSNRIFSASRDKTALMWDMDRKAGPLQEFTGHELVVTGLAVSPDGLQLCTGSRDNSLCIWDVETGNCLQSCCISRNLVTHICWVPAESLVIQTSEDKMIRIWDSRELQVTHTFPIKQYIQTHCDVSPDGRYCITCSNGFSGEGCEATLWDLRQAKHKVCEYKGHLQTTAACIFLPSGTSSLPLVATSAHDCTVKIWNRDTAVCVSSLCLDGAGPLTSLISGNAANLLCGSFNSGIHHLRVNHSNSCSLSEVARF
- the wdr31 gene encoding WD repeat-containing protein 31 isoform X4, translating into MGHERDVTKVTCVFQSNRIFSASRDKTALMWDMDRKAGPLQEFTGHELVVTGLAVSPDGLQLCTGSRDNSLCIWDVETGNCLQSCCISRNLVTHICWVPAESLVIQTSEDKMIRIWDSRELQVTHTFPIKQYIQTHCDVSPDGRYCITCSNGFSGEGCEATLWDLRQAKHKVCEYKGHLQTTAACIFLPSGTSSLPLVATSAHDCTVKIWNRDTAVCVSSLCLDGAGPLTSLISGNAANLLCGSFNSGIHHLRVNHSNSCSLSEVARF